A region from the Serinibacter arcticus genome encodes:
- a CDS encoding spermidine synthase has translation MARRRQLPAHLPEGQRSIDTGTVELEGDPDRPGGVMVYVNGVESSYVDLDDPRHLEFEYMQQMLLAMEDVLADPAPRILHLGGAACAFARTIHALQPQARQLVVELDGALARFAREWFDLPRSPALRIRVGEARESLEAMAGSWDVVVRDAFAGARVPEHLTTVEFLAHVEAHLAPDGLYLGNLVDTPPLPVARREVATAREVFAHVALAVEPPILKGRRFGNLVVVASQQPLDEARLTRRLLALPAPVRLVVGKELDTFAGTAAPLRDGEPVVAPAPLRDGPPLDGATADGATADGATADGAAVGEPVA, from the coding sequence GTGGCTCGTCGCCGTCAGCTCCCCGCCCACCTGCCCGAGGGGCAGCGGTCCATCGACACCGGAACGGTCGAGCTCGAGGGCGATCCCGACCGCCCCGGCGGCGTGATGGTCTACGTCAACGGGGTCGAGTCCTCCTACGTGGACCTCGACGACCCCCGCCACCTCGAGTTCGAGTACATGCAGCAGATGCTGCTGGCGATGGAGGACGTGCTCGCCGACCCGGCGCCGCGCATCCTCCACCTGGGCGGCGCGGCCTGCGCCTTCGCCCGCACCATCCACGCCCTGCAGCCGCAGGCGCGCCAGCTCGTCGTCGAGCTGGACGGGGCCCTGGCCCGCTTCGCGCGCGAGTGGTTCGACCTGCCCCGCTCCCCCGCGCTGCGGATCCGGGTCGGGGAGGCGAGGGAGAGCCTCGAGGCGATGGCCGGCTCGTGGGACGTCGTCGTGCGGGACGCGTTCGCCGGGGCCCGCGTCCCCGAGCACCTCACGACCGTGGAGTTCCTCGCGCACGTCGAGGCGCACCTCGCCCCCGACGGCCTCTACCTGGGCAACCTGGTCGACACCCCGCCCCTGCCCGTCGCCCGTCGGGAGGTCGCGACGGCGCGCGAGGTGTTCGCCCACGTCGCGCTCGCCGTCGAACCCCCGATCCTCAAGGGGCGCCGCTTCGGCAACCTCGTCGTGGTGGCCTCGCAGCAGCCCCTGGACGAGGCGAGGCTGACCCGCCGGCTGCTGGCTCTGCCCGCGCCGGTGCGCCTGGTCGTGGGCAAGGAACTCGACACCTTCGCCGGGACCGCGGCTCCCCTGCGCGACGGCGAGCCCGTCGTCGCCCCGGCACCGCTGCGGGACGGGCCGCCGCTGGACGGGGCGACGGCGGACGGTGCGACGGCGGACGGTGCGACGGCGGACGGTGCCGCCGTGGGCGAGCCCGTCGCCTGA
- a CDS encoding cold-shock protein — protein MAQGTVKWFNAEKGYGFIAQDGGGADVFVHYSAIESDGYRSLEEAQRVEFEITQGPKGPQAENVHAI, from the coding sequence ATGGCACAGGGAACCGTCAAGTGGTTCAACGCTGAGAAGGGCTACGGGTTCATCGCCCAGGACGGCGGCGGTGCCGACGTCTTCGTCCACTACTCGGCCATCGAGAGCGACGGCTACCGTTCGCTCGAGGAGGCGCAGCGCGTCGAGTTCGAGATCACCCAGGGCCCCAAGGGTCCGCAGGCCGAGAACGTCCACGCGATCTGA
- a CDS encoding proteasome assembly chaperone family protein — translation MEPSSMYRWDLDEVEHGVRPGGDGTPVAPERDDATAAPGATSPEIAPGPDPRPTAATDDRAVADVVFGAEHVSRPRHVPTTLDGARASVLVHAMRGGMDAGSAGSLVASHLLASHPTTRVATFDIDELMDYRSRRPTMTFSSPRYTDYDDPVLALDHVATPQGGVLLLHGPEPDLRWEAFSRAVREIVERLGVSTTVGVHGVPMGVPHTRPIGVTAHASREELVDPQPDIFGTVQIPGSASALVEYRLGQWGHDAMGFAVHVPHYLAQAQYPAAASELVRSISRVTGEELDTSALDEAAAVVAVEVDRQIADSPDVAALVEALENQYDAFQEAAGRSLLASTEVPSADELGAQFEAFLAEQADSDREDDGGGSAGR, via the coding sequence ATGGAACCCAGCAGCATGTACCGGTGGGACCTGGACGAGGTCGAGCACGGTGTGCGGCCCGGTGGAGACGGGACTCCCGTCGCACCCGAGCGCGACGACGCCACCGCGGCGCCCGGGGCGACGTCCCCGGAGATCGCTCCCGGCCCGGACCCGCGCCCGACGGCGGCGACCGACGACCGCGCCGTCGCCGACGTGGTGTTCGGGGCCGAGCACGTCTCGCGTCCGCGCCACGTGCCGACGACGCTCGACGGCGCGCGTGCCAGCGTGCTCGTCCACGCGATGCGCGGCGGCATGGACGCCGGCAGCGCCGGCTCCCTCGTCGCCTCGCACCTGCTCGCCAGCCACCCCACGACGCGCGTGGCGACCTTCGACATCGACGAGCTGATGGACTACCGCTCGCGCCGTCCCACGATGACCTTCTCCTCCCCGCGCTACACGGACTACGACGACCCGGTCCTCGCGCTCGACCACGTCGCGACGCCGCAGGGCGGCGTCCTCCTCCTGCACGGGCCCGAGCCCGACCTCCGCTGGGAGGCGTTCTCGCGCGCCGTCCGGGAGATCGTCGAGCGGCTCGGCGTCAGCACGACCGTCGGCGTCCACGGCGTCCCGATGGGAGTGCCGCACACGCGGCCGATCGGCGTCACGGCCCACGCCAGCCGCGAGGAGCTCGTCGACCCGCAGCCCGACATCTTCGGGACCGTGCAGATCCCGGGCAGCGCGAGCGCCCTGGTGGAGTACCGGCTCGGGCAGTGGGGCCACGACGCGATGGGCTTCGCCGTCCACGTGCCGCACTACCTCGCCCAGGCCCAGTACCCCGCGGCGGCGAGCGAGCTCGTCCGCAGCATCTCGCGGGTGACGGGGGAGGAGCTGGACACCTCCGCGCTGGACGAGGCGGCCGCCGTCGTCGCCGTCGAGGTGGACCGCCAGATCGCCGACTCGCCCGACGTCGCCGCCCTCGTCGAGGCCCTCGAGAACCAGTACGACGCCTTCCAGGAGGCAGCCGGTCGCAGCCTGCTCGCCTCGACCGAGGTCCCCTCGGCCGACGAGCTCGGCGCCCAGTTCGAGGCCTTCCTCGCGGAGCAGGCAGACAGCGACCGCGAGGACGACGGCGGGGGCTCCGCCGGACGGTGA
- a CDS encoding HelD family protein: MDGPGDQGETDVVAAQLQQEQLVVDDVYARLDALREQASAQLQQVRATSVGGSHQARSERDSFSTLYADRLATYDAVEQRLLFGRIDLREDDDEKLSSRYVGRIGLSDADHTPVLTDWRAPAARPFYQATAARPGGVVRRRHVATRGRVVTGIEDDVLDVDQLDDDTRAGLAGEGALLAALGAHRTGRMHDIVATIQSEQDEIIRSDVEGVLVVQGGPGTGKTAVALHRAAYLLYAHRERLARSGVLMVGPSDAFLTYIERVLPALGETGVVSTTMASLLPDVVASAPEDPAVARVKGRAAMAGVISRAVAARQRVPAETITVRVGSHELEIRPDDVAAARSRARRAHQPHNGARTVFVRTMLSTLARQYAAQLGSDVSGEDLAGITEDIRSERDVRVHLNLAWMPLTPEGLVRDLWSKPHRLLEAAPSMSRADRALLQRDRGAPWTEADVPLIDEAAELIGERIDPERARAEAEAEAQQRAEIAYARDSMQASGAGGGMVSAETLAARFADTGPVLTTAERAASDRSWTYGHIVVDEAQELSAMAWRVLLRRCPSRSFTVVGDTGQTSSGAGADRWSDVFDAVVRGSWRQAELTINYRTPASVMDAATAVLRAAAERDGVELTASPVVSARDLDGALRISEGTVEDEVARSRELGGTTAVIAPRAQLAGLRERLGVTGTVDLTAPVVVLDPVAAKGLEFDAVVALDVGSMARGDAYVAMTRPTRSLTLVGNQPVGLPGS; encoded by the coding sequence GTGGACGGTCCCGGGGACCAGGGCGAGACGGATGTCGTCGCCGCCCAGCTGCAGCAGGAACAGCTCGTCGTGGACGACGTGTACGCGCGTCTGGACGCGCTGCGCGAGCAGGCGTCCGCCCAGCTCCAGCAGGTCCGCGCGACCAGCGTGGGCGGGAGCCACCAGGCCCGGTCCGAGCGCGACTCGTTCTCGACGCTGTACGCCGACCGCCTGGCCACCTACGACGCCGTCGAGCAGCGCCTGCTGTTCGGGCGGATCGACCTGCGCGAGGACGACGACGAGAAGCTGTCCTCGCGGTACGTCGGCCGCATCGGCCTGTCGGACGCCGACCACACCCCCGTGCTCACCGACTGGCGCGCGCCCGCGGCGCGACCGTTCTACCAGGCCACGGCCGCCCGCCCCGGCGGCGTCGTGCGCCGTCGTCACGTCGCCACCCGCGGTCGCGTCGTGACGGGGATCGAGGACGACGTCCTCGACGTCGACCAGCTCGACGACGACACGCGCGCCGGCCTGGCCGGCGAGGGTGCGCTGCTCGCGGCCCTCGGCGCCCACCGCACCGGCCGCATGCACGACATCGTCGCGACGATCCAGTCCGAGCAGGACGAGATCATCCGCTCCGACGTCGAGGGCGTCCTGGTCGTCCAGGGCGGACCCGGCACCGGAAAGACGGCCGTCGCCCTGCACCGTGCCGCCTACCTCCTCTACGCGCACCGCGAGCGGCTGGCGCGCTCGGGCGTGCTGATGGTCGGCCCGTCCGACGCCTTCCTCACCTACATCGAGCGCGTCCTGCCCGCGCTCGGCGAGACCGGCGTCGTCTCGACGACGATGGCCAGCCTGCTGCCCGACGTCGTCGCGTCGGCGCCGGAGGACCCCGCCGTCGCGCGGGTCAAGGGCCGCGCCGCGATGGCCGGCGTGATCTCCCGTGCCGTGGCCGCCCGGCAGCGGGTGCCCGCCGAGACGATCACCGTGCGCGTCGGCTCCCACGAGCTCGAGATCCGGCCCGACGACGTGGCCGCCGCCCGGTCGCGGGCGCGCCGCGCGCACCAGCCGCACAACGGTGCCCGCACCGTCTTCGTGCGCACCATGCTCAGCACGCTGGCCCGCCAGTACGCCGCCCAGCTCGGCAGCGACGTCTCGGGCGAGGACCTCGCCGGCATCACGGAGGACATCCGGTCCGAGCGGGACGTCCGCGTCCACCTCAACCTCGCCTGGATGCCGCTGACGCCCGAGGGCCTCGTGCGTGACCTGTGGTCCAAGCCCCACCGTCTCCTCGAGGCCGCGCCGTCGATGTCCCGGGCCGACCGGGCGCTGCTGCAGCGCGACCGCGGGGCGCCCTGGACCGAGGCGGACGTTCCGCTGATCGACGAGGCCGCCGAGCTGATCGGCGAACGCATCGACCCCGAGCGGGCCCGCGCCGAGGCCGAGGCGGAGGCGCAGCAGCGTGCCGAGATCGCCTACGCCCGCGACTCCATGCAGGCCTCCGGCGCCGGCGGCGGGATGGTCTCGGCCGAGACCCTGGCCGCCCGGTTCGCCGACACGGGGCCCGTGCTCACCACTGCCGAGCGCGCCGCGTCCGACCGCTCGTGGACGTACGGCCACATCGTGGTCGACGAGGCGCAGGAGCTGTCCGCGATGGCGTGGCGCGTGCTGCTCCGCCGCTGCCCCAGCCGGTCCTTCACGGTCGTCGGCGACACCGGTCAGACGTCCTCCGGCGCGGGCGCCGACCGGTGGTCGGACGTGTTCGACGCCGTCGTCCGCGGGAGCTGGCGCCAGGCCGAGCTGACGATCAACTACCGCACGCCCGCGAGCGTGATGGACGCGGCGACCGCGGTCCTGCGCGCCGCGGCCGAACGCGACGGCGTGGAGCTCACCGCCTCGCCCGTCGTCTCGGCGCGCGACCTGGACGGAGCGCTCCGTATCTCCGAGGGGACGGTCGAGGACGAGGTGGCGCGCTCGCGGGAGCTCGGCGGCACGACGGCGGTCATCGCCCCGCGCGCACAGCTGGCCGGGCTGCGGGAGCGCCTCGGTGTCACCGGGACCGTCGACCTCACCGCCCCGGTGGTCGTGCTCGACCCGGTCGCGGCCAAGGGACTGGAGTTCGACGCCGTGGTGGCGCTCGACGTCGGCAGCATGGCTCGGGGTGACGCGTACGTCGCGATGACCCGTCCCACCAGGAGCCTCACGCTCGTGGGCAACCAGCCCGTGGGACTGCCCGGCTCCTGA